A genomic window from Oceanobacillus timonensis includes:
- the modB gene encoding molybdate ABC transporter permease subunit encodes MQWSWHPVQLSFYVATIATVIAFLLAILSAFWIIRKDRKGKAIIETIFFLPLVLPPTVVGFFLIMMFGTNSWVGQMIEKIAGESVLFTSTAAIIAATVVAFPLIYQSIKTGFLSVDKNIIGAAKVDGANDWAVLVKVILPLSYRSLTTSAVLGFTRGFGEFGATLMFAGNIPGKTQTIPTAIYLAIETGETTIAWYYVLISIGFSFLLLFLINRMKSNE; translated from the coding sequence ATGCAATGGTCATGGCATCCTGTTCAGTTATCCTTTTATGTAGCAACAATCGCGACCGTTATTGCCTTTCTTCTAGCTATTCTATCTGCCTTTTGGATCATTCGGAAAGATAGGAAAGGGAAAGCAATCATAGAGACAATCTTTTTCCTGCCCTTGGTGTTACCGCCGACAGTTGTAGGATTTTTTCTTATTATGATGTTTGGTACCAATAGCTGGGTCGGCCAAATGATAGAGAAAATAGCCGGTGAGAGTGTATTGTTCACCTCAACAGCTGCCATCATTGCAGCTACTGTTGTCGCATTTCCGCTTATCTATCAATCCATCAAAACTGGATTCTTATCGGTGGATAAAAATATTATTGGAGCTGCCAAAGTAGATGGCGCAAATGATTGGGCTGTCCTGGTAAAAGTCATTCTCCCGCTATCGTATCGTTCACTTACCACAAGTGCGGTACTTGGATTTACCAGGGGATTTGGAGAATTTGGTGCTACCTTAATGTTTGCTGGCAATATACCCGGAAAAACGCAAACCATCCCAACAGCAATTTATCTAGCTATCGAAACGGGAGAAACGACAATTGCCTGGTATTACGTGTTAATCAGCATCGGCTTTTCTTTTCTGCTTCTGTTTCTTATTAATCGAATGAAATCAAATGAGTAA
- the moaC gene encoding cyclic pyranopterin monophosphate synthase MoaC: protein MTNFTHFNDDGRAKMVDVSNKNETARKAIARSSIQMNRIVYENITQQKIKKGDVLSVAQVAGIMAAKQTSSLIPMCHPIPISGVDLSFEWVHTEKDMYELLIDAEVKTVGNTGVEMEALTAASATALTVYDMCKAVDKGMVIGQTYLLEKSGGKSGDYKR from the coding sequence ATGACAAATTTCACCCATTTTAATGACGATGGACGGGCAAAAATGGTCGATGTTTCAAACAAAAATGAAACAGCCCGTAAAGCCATTGCAAGATCCAGTATCCAGATGAACCGAATCGTTTATGAAAATATTACACAGCAAAAGATTAAAAAAGGGGACGTATTATCTGTCGCACAGGTTGCAGGGATTATGGCCGCAAAACAAACGTCTTCTCTCATACCGATGTGCCATCCGATCCCGATAAGTGGCGTTGATTTATCTTTTGAATGGGTTCATACGGAAAAAGACATGTATGAACTTCTTATCGATGCCGAGGTGAAAACAGTTGGTAATACTGGTGTGGAGATGGAGGCATTAACTGCTGCTTCCGCAACCGCATTAACTGTTTATGATATGTGCAAAGCGGTGGATAAAGGCATGGTTATCGGACAGACATATTTACTTGAAAAAAGCGGCGGTAAAAGCGGCGATTATAAAAGATAA
- the cyoE gene encoding heme o synthase encodes MQRKKQSHVLDDIKRLIKWNVLVANVLPVITGFVLAIASSNAVFQDYWLLFLLACIGSAFVMAGALIINNWYDADIDAKMERTKKRPTVTGKFTKRQVFITGLGATVSGFILLLVVNLEVTFYAFIGWFTYVILYTMWSKRKYTLNTIIGSISGAVTPLIGWAVVDSAIHIIPLTVFLLLFIWQVPHTFAIAIKRSEEYRAAGVPMLPVVYGFDITRRQMLVYIICLFPLPFLIAQLGILFVVIATMVNIGWIVLALAGFWVKDQRKWAQWNFLYSVNYLVIVFMLLIFVGLV; translated from the coding sequence GTGCAAAGAAAAAAACAATCCCATGTCTTAGATGATATCAAACGACTAATTAAATGGAATGTACTCGTAGCCAATGTGCTTCCGGTAATAACGGGTTTTGTCTTGGCTATTGCTAGTTCGAATGCTGTATTTCAGGATTATTGGCTTTTATTTCTGCTTGCTTGTATTGGATCTGCCTTCGTGATGGCGGGGGCATTAATCATCAATAATTGGTATGATGCTGATATTGATGCCAAAATGGAACGAACGAAAAAACGCCCGACAGTAACAGGAAAGTTTACAAAAAGGCAAGTATTCATCACGGGACTTGGAGCGACGGTGTCAGGGTTTATCTTGCTTCTTGTTGTTAATCTGGAAGTTACCTTCTATGCATTCATCGGCTGGTTTACATATGTTATTTTATACACAATGTGGTCGAAAAGAAAATATACGCTAAATACAATTATCGGCAGTATCTCTGGAGCTGTCACTCCACTGATTGGCTGGGCGGTAGTGGATTCGGCGATTCATATTATTCCTTTGACCGTGTTCTTACTCTTATTTATCTGGCAAGTACCACACACATTTGCCATTGCCATAAAAAGAAGTGAAGAGTATCGTGCGGCAGGGGTTCCTATGCTTCCTGTCGTATATGGTTTTGATATAACAAGAAGACAGATGCTCGTATATATTATCTGTTTGTTCCCCTTACCTTTTTTGATTGCGCAATTAGGCATTCTTTTTGTTGTGATTGCCACCATGGTTAACATTGGGTGGATTGTATTAGCATTAGCTGGATTTTGGGTGAAGGATCAGCGGAAATGGGCGCAATGGAATTTCCTTTATTCGGTGAATTATTTGGTTATTGTGTTTATGTTGCTGATTTTTGTGGGGTTGGTTTGA
- a CDS encoding MurR/RpiR family transcriptional regulator — protein MNDLNVNKNPGLFTRIEAIEPKLKGAEKKVVRFIEKNREEIIHLSITEVAERSQTSESSVVRLCKRLGYKGFQDMKIHFAKEVISPEKQIHEVIEKDDDVLMVKKKIFQANIQALYDSLEVCKDEQLVHAVNAIYNANLIEFYGTGGSGSVATDAQHKLLKLGIKSFAYNDSTLQSMSASVLGENDVVIGISHTGSNKEVLHAMKLAKETGATLICITSSSKSPITQISDIILQTASNETLFRTDAISSRIAQLTIIDILVAALAIQNYDQSYSDLQKTRNSTTNKKI, from the coding sequence GTGAATGATTTAAATGTAAATAAGAATCCCGGGCTCTTTACAAGGATAGAGGCGATTGAGCCAAAATTAAAAGGAGCAGAAAAAAAAGTAGTAAGGTTTATTGAGAAAAATCGAGAAGAAATTATTCATTTATCGATAACAGAAGTTGCTGAAAGAAGTCAAACAAGTGAGTCTTCTGTAGTACGGTTGTGTAAAAGGCTAGGTTATAAAGGTTTTCAAGATATGAAAATTCACTTTGCGAAAGAAGTAATTTCTCCTGAAAAACAGATACATGAGGTTATTGAAAAAGATGATGATGTTCTTATGGTAAAAAAGAAAATTTTTCAGGCAAATATTCAAGCATTGTATGATTCTTTAGAAGTATGTAAAGATGAACAGCTCGTACATGCAGTAAATGCTATATATAATGCAAATTTGATTGAATTTTACGGAACTGGTGGTTCTGGTTCGGTAGCGACAGATGCTCAACATAAACTATTAAAATTAGGGATTAAATCTTTTGCTTATAATGATTCAACCTTACAATCCATGTCAGCCAGTGTGTTAGGAGAAAACGACGTTGTTATTGGAATTTCGCATACAGGGTCTAATAAAGAAGTATTACATGCAATGAAATTGGCTAAAGAGACAGGTGCAACTTTGATTTGCATCACTAGTTCATCTAAATCCCCTATTACACAAATTTCAGATATTATTCTGCAGACAGCATCCAACGAAACTTTATTCAGAACAGATGCAATATCTTCTAGAATTGCGCAATTAACCATCATTGATATTTTAGTAGCAGCCTTGGCAATTCAAAATTATGATCAAAGTTACAGTGATTTACAGAAGACTAGAAATTCCACAACCAATAAAAAAATATAA
- a CDS encoding DctP family TRAP transporter solute-binding subunit translates to MKKIIVSLFSVVAVIALIGCSKVGEGAEKGDTVTFKLATPDPNSSPVTMAAQKFAEVVEEKSDGSIQISVHANGSLYGGDPSAAVKQLGGGSLDMLILSTSLYTNFEPKFNAISIPYLFDDTDQFIDFLNSDISEELLYSVEDMGIKGLGYWTREFRQITNSVQPITQPSDLDGIKLRVPNNSLWVEFFGDSGTATTPMDFGEVYNALQLETIDGQENPIGVIESSQMHEVQEYLTLSNHMAEAWLVGMNQEKFNELTEEQQEILLEASQEIQAWNAKEEKANTEETIDFLETEGMQVNKLTKEQQEMFIENSKQLYPAFREIIGDEAFFDEVLEFVGKN, encoded by the coding sequence GTGAAGAAAATTATTGTTTCTTTGTTCAGTGTAGTAGCAGTAATTGCTTTAATTGGGTGCAGTAAAGTAGGAGAGGGGGCAGAGAAGGGAGATACGGTGACATTCAAATTAGCCACACCAGATCCTAATTCATCACCAGTTACGATGGCTGCTCAAAAATTTGCGGAGGTAGTGGAAGAAAAAAGTGATGGTTCTATCCAGATTAGTGTTCATGCCAATGGATCGTTATATGGAGGAGATCCTTCTGCAGCAGTAAAACAGCTTGGAGGTGGAAGTTTAGATATGCTTATTTTATCAACCTCTTTGTATACAAACTTTGAACCAAAGTTTAACGCAATTAGTATACCTTACTTATTTGATGATACGGATCAATTTATTGATTTTTTAAATAGTGATATTAGCGAAGAACTGCTCTATTCTGTAGAAGATATGGGCATTAAAGGTCTTGGGTATTGGACACGTGAGTTTAGACAGATTACTAATTCTGTCCAGCCAATCACGCAACCTTCTGATTTAGATGGAATTAAATTAAGAGTACCGAATAATTCATTATGGGTAGAATTCTTTGGGGATTCAGGAACAGCAACAACACCAATGGATTTTGGAGAAGTTTATAATGCTCTTCAGTTAGAAACAATTGATGGACAGGAAAATCCGATAGGAGTGATTGAATCGTCACAAATGCATGAAGTGCAAGAGTACTTAACTCTTTCGAACCATATGGCTGAAGCTTGGTTAGTAGGAATGAATCAAGAAAAATTTAATGAATTAACGGAAGAACAACAAGAAATTCTTTTGGAAGCTTCTCAAGAAATACAGGCTTGGAATGCAAAAGAGGAAAAAGCAAATACAGAAGAAACGATTGACTTTTTAGAGACTGAAGGGATGCAAGTTAATAAGTTAACAAAAGAACAACAAGAAATGTTTATTGAAAATTCAAAACAATTATATCCAGCTTTTAGAGAAATTATAGGAGACGAGGCTTTTTTTGATGAAGTACTTGAATTTGTTGGGAAAAATTAA
- a CDS encoding TRAP transporter small permease, producing the protein MEENQIKPYSLFFNILNKASNFIAGLIAVALLVVVVMQIGGRWLGSPSPWTEEMTRYLFIWMIFIGVGLGFRKAESPRVTVFLNWMPSSIQKLGRWTYIVGSISFLLFMVIYGVHLVHQQVTLNETSSVLLIPVWLVGISVPISGVLGILNIIQSLIYHKNLI; encoded by the coding sequence ATGGAAGAGAATCAAATAAAACCATATAGCCTCTTCTTTAACATTTTAAATAAAGCATCTAATTTTATAGCTGGTCTTATTGCTGTGGCTCTTTTAGTAGTAGTGGTGATGCAAATTGGAGGAAGATGGTTAGGAAGTCCATCTCCATGGACAGAAGAAATGACAAGGTATTTGTTTATATGGATGATTTTTATAGGAGTTGGACTTGGTTTTCGTAAAGCTGAGTCACCAAGGGTTACGGTATTTTTAAATTGGATGCCATCTTCTATACAAAAATTAGGACGATGGACATATATTGTTGGTTCTATAAGCTTTTTGTTATTTATGGTTATCTACGGAGTACATTTAGTACATCAACAAGTAACATTAAATGAAACAAGCTCTGTTTTACTCATACCGGTATGGCTGGTCGGTATAAGTGTCCCTATATCTGGTGTTCTTGGAATACTCAATATTATTCAGTCTCTTATATACCACAAAAATTTAATTTAA
- a CDS encoding TRAP transporter large permease — protein MSIFLLILFFILLIIGIPIAASLGISVILSILIFTDVPISLVIHSMYSSMNSFIMVAVPLFILAGIIMDEGGIANRLFSFANSAVGWMRGGLGHVNVVVSLLFAGMAGSSIADIASTGRMTINAMTRNNYPIIYSTGLTLITSVLASVIPPSILMVVAAATAGVSVGDALIGGLVPGIIMAVIFMICNHVYSKKNNIGEPVPFDFKVLMKEFMKALPALLIPVILLGGILSGIFTPTEAAAVAVIYSLIIAIFFYKVITVKQLPNMFYRTTNMTGTILFIAVTAQSASWAFEYDGLPTRIASSITNVSESSFVILLVMFVFLIIVGMFMDATAAIFILVPILMPIVTEVGIDPLYFVIFLVLALSFGLVTPPVGVALYAASNVTGLSIEKVSKAVVPWIFITMFILLLFIIFPVLLTGPLNWIQPN, from the coding sequence TTGTCAATATTTCTATTGATTTTATTTTTTATTCTGTTGATTATTGGTATCCCGATTGCTGCATCTTTAGGTATTTCAGTTATCCTTTCGATTTTGATATTTACTGACGTGCCAATCAGTTTAGTCATTCATTCTATGTACAGTTCGATGAATAGTTTTATTATGGTTGCAGTTCCTTTATTTATCTTAGCAGGTATTATTATGGATGAAGGTGGGATAGCGAATCGATTATTTTCATTTGCTAATAGCGCTGTAGGCTGGATGAGAGGTGGATTAGGTCATGTTAATGTTGTGGTGAGTCTTTTGTTTGCTGGTATGGCAGGGTCTTCGATTGCTGATATTGCCAGTACTGGAAGAATGACGATTAATGCGATGACAAGAAATAATTATCCAATTATATATTCTACAGGGTTAACACTAATAACTTCTGTTCTCGCTTCAGTAATCCCGCCTAGTATTTTAATGGTTGTAGCTGCTGCAACTGCTGGAGTATCTGTTGGAGATGCATTGATTGGAGGATTGGTTCCAGGGATAATCATGGCTGTTATTTTCATGATTTGTAACCATGTTTATAGTAAGAAAAATAATATAGGAGAACCTGTTCCATTTGATTTTAAGGTGTTAATGAAAGAATTTATGAAAGCCCTTCCTGCTTTGCTGATTCCGGTTATTCTGCTTGGTGGTATTTTAAGTGGAATATTTACTCCGACAGAAGCCGCAGCGGTTGCAGTGATTTATTCTCTGATAATTGCTATTTTTTTCTATAAAGTAATAACTGTTAAACAGTTGCCGAATATGTTTTATAGAACAACCAATATGACAGGGACAATACTTTTTATCGCGGTAACTGCACAATCTGCTAGTTGGGCATTTGAATATGATGGTTTACCAACCCGGATTGCATCTAGTATTACGAATGTTAGTGAAAGTTCATTTGTTATTTTACTTGTCATGTTTGTATTTTTAATTATTGTGGGCATGTTTATGGATGCGACAGCTGCTATTTTTATTCTTGTTCCAATATTGATGCCTATTGTGACAGAGGTTGGCATTGATCCGTTGTACTTCGTTATATTTTTAGTTTTAGCTTTATCTTTTGGATTAGTAACACCGCCAGTTGGTGTAGCACTATATGCTGCAAGTAATGTAACTGGTTTAAGTATCGAGAAAGTATCAAAGGCAGTTGTACCATGGATTTTTATAACGATGTTTATTCTATTGCTCTTTATTATTTTCCCAGTTCTTTTAACAGGGCCTCTTAATTGGATTCAGCCTAATTAG
- a CDS encoding zinc-dependent dehydrogenase — protein MKAAVFYGPNDLKLEEVKKPEITEKEILLKVNMSAVCGTDVRIYLGKKTKGVRTPSTIGHELVGTIVEVGREVTGYETGNRVGVIPVIPCGNCHYCQNGMENVCANRKAIGYEFDGGFAEYVRIPAAAIQAGNVVIIPDHVSFQEAVITEPLACCLNGNKKANVKMNDTVVVIGGGPIGMMHVQLAKIAGAKQVILSELVEHRRDKGKVAGADIVVNPGEESIEEIVLDATNQLGADVVIMAIGIPQLVNQGATLLKKGGTLNLFAGFTKGVFSEVDPNVIHYNEINVNGTSSLTRSNYHESLSLIADGKINTEVITTPGYTLDEVQQAIEDVRDGVGMKSLIEMT, from the coding sequence GTGAAAGCTGCTGTATTTTATGGACCAAATGATTTGAAATTAGAAGAAGTTAAAAAGCCAGAAATTACAGAAAAAGAAATATTACTCAAAGTCAATATGAGTGCGGTATGTGGGACAGACGTACGGATATATTTAGGAAAAAAAACAAAAGGAGTTCGCACGCCTTCTACGATTGGACATGAGCTTGTCGGTACAATTGTTGAGGTAGGGAGAGAAGTCACTGGTTATGAAACAGGAAACCGAGTAGGCGTTATACCAGTTATTCCTTGTGGGAATTGCCATTATTGCCAAAATGGGATGGAAAACGTTTGCGCTAATCGTAAAGCAATTGGCTATGAGTTTGATGGGGGATTTGCAGAGTATGTTCGGATTCCAGCAGCGGCTATCCAAGCTGGAAATGTAGTGATAATCCCTGACCATGTCAGTTTCCAGGAGGCTGTTATTACAGAACCTTTAGCTTGTTGTTTAAACGGCAATAAAAAAGCAAATGTGAAGATGAATGATACGGTTGTTGTGATTGGCGGCGGGCCAATTGGGATGATGCACGTGCAGCTGGCTAAGATAGCAGGTGCGAAACAAGTTATTTTGAGTGAGCTGGTAGAACATAGGAGAGACAAAGGAAAAGTAGCTGGTGCTGATATAGTTGTTAATCCTGGAGAGGAATCCATCGAGGAGATCGTTTTAGACGCAACCAACCAGCTCGGAGCTGATGTTGTCATTATGGCAATAGGTATTCCGCAATTAGTCAATCAGGGAGCAACCTTGTTAAAGAAAGGAGGAACATTAAATTTATTTGCTGGTTTTACGAAAGGCGTTTTTTCTGAGGTAGATCCTAATGTGATTCACTATAATGAGATCAATGTAAATGGAACTTCCTCTTTAACGCGTTCTAATTATCACGAATCTTTATCATTAATTGCGGATGGGAAAATCAATACGGAAGTTATTACAACACCGGGTTATACCCTGGATGAAGTTCAACAAGCTATTGAAGATGTCCGAGACGGAGTGGGAATGAAATCGCTAATTGAAATGACGTAA
- a CDS encoding class I fructose-bisphosphate aldolase → MSLLGKEIRLKRLLHEDGRLLGVAVDQATARGVFDELMPIERKIDEIAAARPDAMTMHKGIADTCFHKHAGKTSLIFKASTFSPWQPNSDVQVANVEEAIRFGADAISMGCIVGGDDQPEQLQNLAVIAGEAHKVGLPVIAHIYPRGNQIPKTELNDWRHAAYAVRTGAEVGVDIVKTKYTGDPESFHKVVSSTPAKVVVAGGDIGNNIEDYFQMVHDVMDAGGTGITFGRIVWNRQNPTAVVKAFKHIIHHNGTVKEAMELHEQLLNEN, encoded by the coding sequence ATGTCATTATTAGGTAAAGAAATTCGTTTAAAGCGATTATTGCATGAAGATGGTCGTTTATTAGGAGTTGCTGTGGATCAAGCAACTGCCAGAGGAGTTTTTGATGAACTAATGCCGATTGAAAGAAAAATCGATGAAATCGCTGCTGCGCGACCAGATGCGATGACGATGCATAAAGGAATTGCAGATACTTGTTTTCATAAACATGCAGGGAAAACGAGTCTTATATTTAAAGCATCTACTTTTTCCCCGTGGCAGCCAAATTCTGACGTACAGGTAGCTAATGTGGAAGAAGCGATACGTTTCGGAGCGGATGCCATATCTATGGGATGTATTGTTGGCGGGGATGATCAGCCAGAACAGCTACAGAATCTGGCTGTGATAGCAGGAGAAGCACATAAAGTAGGATTGCCTGTGATTGCTCATATATATCCACGAGGAAATCAAATTCCAAAAACGGAATTAAATGATTGGAGACATGCTGCTTATGCAGTACGTACAGGTGCCGAGGTTGGGGTAGATATTGTCAAAACAAAATATACTGGCGATCCGGAATCATTCCATAAAGTAGTTTCTTCCACACCTGCCAAAGTGGTTGTTGCTGGTGGAGATATCGGTAATAATATTGAAGATTATTTTCAAATGGTGCATGACGTGATGGATGCAGGCGGAACAGGAATCACATTTGGTCGAATAGTATGGAACCGCCAGAACCCAACAGCCGTTGTGAAAGCATTTAAGCATATCATTCATCATAATGGTACAGTAAAAGAAGCAATGGAACTTCATGAACAGCTTTTAAATGAAAATTAA
- a CDS encoding xylulokinase, producing MSHIIGVDIGTSSIKIGMMDKNFNLDIMNKQAYSLIYPRNGWMEINVHDVWNKTQQMIYEAIYNIRNNGGEVDAISLSTFCNSSVLMNKDGNALSNGIMYLDSRSKEQAERIYRMIGEEFLYKITRNRVEPGMYTVTSMLWKMENHLDLFRQTYKWGNLSTFIHHKLTGKFVMDWTQASYTGIFDVLKYQWSTDICENLGIDMSILPKVVSPFDYIGEFEQIPVIAGAADTASSGLALDLKPDEIFESVGTSNVLTVCTNKPEQLDTRFLNRCFVWKDQWLSHGAMSTPGASIKWFHHTFLEENEKSDILEYLPKQSEIGANGVFFLPYMQGERSPIWDQNARGVFAGMHLQTSKADMLRAILEGSAFGLRQIYEIIENNYCLHIQRLRSIGGGAHNKIWAQIKANVLKTEIDIQQISETGVYGSCLIGAKTIGYFSDMQDIAPYVRNQTLYTVKPDMTTFKDYDSYYKKFIKLYPMLKDFFKLSDENITLV from the coding sequence ATGTCGCATATCATTGGTGTGGATATTGGTACTAGTTCGATAAAAATAGGAATGATGGACAAAAATTTCAATTTGGATATCATGAATAAACAAGCATATTCCCTTATATATCCTAGAAATGGTTGGATGGAAATAAATGTTCATGATGTATGGAATAAAACACAGCAAATGATATATGAAGCTATTTATAATATAAGAAATAATGGTGGAGAAGTGGATGCAATTTCCCTCTCCACTTTTTGCAATTCTTCTGTACTGATGAACAAGGATGGAAATGCTTTATCAAATGGAATTATGTATTTGGATAGCCGTAGTAAAGAACAAGCGGAACGAATTTATCGTATGATTGGCGAAGAATTTCTTTATAAAATTACTCGAAATAGAGTGGAGCCAGGAATGTATACGGTTACGTCAATGTTATGGAAAATGGAAAATCATTTGGATTTATTTCGTCAAACGTATAAATGGGGAAACTTATCTACATTTATCCATCATAAATTGACGGGAAAGTTTGTCATGGATTGGACGCAAGCTTCTTACACCGGTATATTTGATGTTTTGAAATACCAATGGTCTACAGATATTTGTGAAAACCTTGGTATAGATATGTCTATTTTACCAAAAGTAGTTAGTCCATTTGATTATATTGGTGAGTTTGAACAGATTCCTGTTATTGCTGGAGCAGCAGATACGGCAAGCTCTGGACTAGCCTTGGATTTAAAGCCAGATGAAATATTTGAATCTGTAGGTACTTCCAATGTACTCACAGTATGTACAAATAAACCAGAACAACTGGATACCCGTTTTTTAAATCGATGCTTTGTCTGGAAGGATCAGTGGCTTTCACATGGAGCTATGTCTACTCCTGGAGCCTCTATTAAATGGTTTCATCATACTTTCCTAGAAGAAAATGAAAAATCAGATATTCTCGAATACTTACCTAAACAATCGGAAATAGGAGCAAACGGCGTTTTTTTCTTACCTTATATGCAAGGAGAAAGAAGCCCAATCTGGGATCAGAATGCTCGTGGAGTGTTTGCTGGAATGCACTTACAGACATCGAAAGCAGATATGCTTAGAGCTATTTTAGAAGGATCTGCTTTTGGATTAAGACAAATATATGAAATTATAGAAAATAACTATTGTTTGCATATTCAACGTCTCAGATCAATTGGTGGTGGCGCACATAATAAAATATGGGCACAAATAAAGGCCAATGTACTAAAAACAGAAATAGATATTCAACAAATATCAGAGACAGGTGTTTATGGAAGCTGTTTAATAGGGGCGAAAACCATTGGCTATTTTTCTGATATGCAAGATATTGCCCCATATGTAAGAAATCAAACACTGTATACCGTTAAACCAGATATGACTACATTTAAAGATTATGATTCTTATTATAAAAAGTTCATTAAACTTTATCCAATGCTCAAAGATTTTTTCAAGTTATCGGATGAAAATATAACATTAGTTTAA